Proteins from a genomic interval of Frankiaceae bacterium:
- the folP gene encoding dihydropteroate synthase: MAIVNRTPDSFFDKGATYALDAALDRVDRAVEEGAAIVDIGGVKAGPGEEVDTAEEIRRTASLVAAVRARQPDVVISVDTWRAEVGEAVCAEGADLLNDVWQGHDPRLAEVAAAHGAGLVCTHAGGAPPRTRPHRVAYDDVMADVVATCSALADRALEAGVRSDGIVVDPGHDFGKSSRHSLECTRRLPELVATGRPVLVALSNKDFVGETLDLPVGDRLEGTLAATAVSAWLGARIFRAHQVAETVRVLRMVSAIRGDSDVAVARRGLA, from the coding sequence ATGGCCATCGTCAACCGCACGCCGGACTCGTTCTTCGACAAGGGCGCGACGTACGCGCTCGACGCCGCGCTCGACCGCGTGGACCGCGCGGTGGAGGAGGGCGCGGCGATCGTGGACATCGGCGGCGTCAAGGCGGGCCCCGGCGAGGAGGTCGACACGGCGGAGGAGATCCGGCGTACGGCGTCGCTCGTCGCGGCCGTCCGCGCGCGACAGCCGGACGTCGTGATCAGCGTCGACACGTGGCGCGCCGAGGTCGGCGAGGCGGTCTGCGCCGAGGGAGCCGACCTGCTCAACGACGTCTGGCAGGGCCACGACCCGCGCCTCGCCGAGGTCGCCGCGGCGCACGGCGCCGGGCTCGTCTGCACCCACGCCGGCGGCGCGCCGCCGCGCACGCGGCCGCACCGGGTGGCGTACGACGACGTCATGGCCGACGTCGTGGCGACCTGCTCCGCGCTGGCCGACAGGGCGTTGGAGGCGGGCGTACGGAGCGACGGCATCGTCGTCGACCCCGGCCACGACTTCGGCAAGAGCTCACGGCACTCGCTCGAGTGCACGCGCCGGCTGCCCGAGCTCGTCGCCACCGGCCGGCCGGTGCTCGTCGCGCTGTCCAACAAGGACTTCGTCGGCGAGACCCTCGACCTCCCCGTCGGCGATCGCCTCGAAGGCACCCTCGCCGCCACCGCCGTCAGCGCGTGGCTCGGGGCGCGGATCTTCCGTGCCCACCAGGTCGCGGAGACCGTACGCGTGCTGCGGATGGTGTCTGCGATCCGCGGCGACAGCGACGTCGCCGTCGCGCGCCGCGGGCTCGCGTAG
- a CDS encoding (2Fe-2S) ferredoxin domain-containing protein, whose amino-acid sequence MAKPERYLFVCINERAEGHPRGSCMQRGASDVFNELREAQGRHGLFDIKVVYAGCMEACTAGPVVAVMPDNVWYGGVTEADCDTIITEHCVNDRVVSMLELTPDDFIAPD is encoded by the coding sequence ATGGCGAAGCCTGAGCGGTACCTGTTCGTCTGCATCAACGAACGCGCCGAGGGCCACCCCCGCGGCTCCTGCATGCAGCGCGGCGCGTCCGACGTCTTCAACGAGCTCCGCGAGGCGCAGGGGCGGCACGGGCTGTTCGACATCAAGGTGGTGTACGCGGGGTGCATGGAGGCGTGCACGGCCGGTCCGGTGGTCGCGGTCATGCCCGACAACGTCTGGTACGGCGGCGTCACCGAGGCCGACTGCGACACGATCATCACCGAGCACTGCGTCAACGACCGCGTCGTGTCCATGCTCGAGCTCACGCCCGACGACTTCATCGCCCCCGACTAG
- a CDS encoding DivIVA domain-containing protein — MVTLLLVLAVLAVVFGVAVVLTGRTDVMSEEHQDLADTGIPRDRPMNAQDVAGLRFALAFRGYRMDEVDEALDRLAAEIEARDDAIAQLVAERSTRARAAEDPAAVWGRPGDEEGSDDDSLDDAYAGEYVPSDATGDLPADVETDVLPVPDPGPQGDGIEPEFVEPEPAQEPDVPILAEAPEPEPEPEPAPATQAEDSPIFGSLTPPPDGPNPFRPEVPEIPTYDPWAVTPKSRYTEGPTYVEVDDETDDDETVDAIAEHHTGYAPPPPAEDDPEERPKPPWQR, encoded by the coding sequence GTGGTCACGCTCCTCCTCGTCCTCGCGGTCCTCGCGGTGGTCTTCGGCGTCGCCGTCGTCCTCACCGGCCGCACCGACGTCATGTCCGAGGAGCACCAGGACCTCGCGGACACGGGCATCCCGCGCGACCGCCCGATGAACGCCCAGGACGTCGCGGGGCTGCGCTTCGCGCTGGCGTTCCGCGGCTACCGGATGGACGAGGTCGACGAGGCCCTCGACCGGCTCGCCGCCGAGATCGAGGCGCGCGACGACGCGATCGCGCAGCTCGTCGCGGAACGTTCGACGCGGGCTCGCGCCGCCGAGGACCCCGCCGCGGTGTGGGGCAGGCCCGGCGACGAGGAGGGCTCCGACGACGACAGCCTCGACGACGCGTACGCCGGGGAGTACGTCCCCTCGGACGCGACCGGCGACCTCCCCGCCGACGTCGAGACCGACGTGCTGCCGGTGCCCGACCCCGGACCGCAGGGGGACGGGATCGAGCCGGAGTTCGTCGAGCCCGAGCCGGCCCAGGAGCCCGACGTGCCGATCCTCGCCGAGGCGCCCGAGCCCGAGCCCGAGCCCGAGCCGGCGCCGGCGACGCAGGCCGAGGACTCGCCGATCTTCGGCTCGCTCACGCCGCCGCCCGACGGCCCCAACCCGTTCCGCCCCGAGGTGCCGGAGATCCCGACGTACGACCCCTGGGCCGTCACCCCGAAGAGCCGCTACACGGAGGGCCCGACGTACGTCGAGGTCGACGACGAGACCGACGACGACGAGACGGTCGACGCGATCGCCGAGCACCACACCGGCTACGCCCCGCCCCCTCCGGCCGAGGACGACCCCGAGGAACGCCCCAAGCCCCCATGGCAGAGGTAA
- a CDS encoding iron-sulfur cluster assembly accessory protein, with product MGDVLTVTDAAAVRAAALLAKAGAAGLRVTVQSSGCDGFVALLDLASSPEPGEIEIADNGLRLFTDVASMLRLPGATLDHRQTPHGAEFVWSHPSSEQGCSCAEEVVSAHGEA from the coding sequence GTGGGCGACGTCCTGACCGTGACCGACGCGGCCGCCGTACGCGCCGCCGCCCTGCTCGCCAAGGCCGGCGCCGCCGGTCTCCGCGTCACCGTGCAGTCGTCGGGCTGCGACGGGTTCGTCGCGCTGCTCGACCTCGCGTCGTCACCCGAGCCGGGCGAGATCGAGATCGCCGACAACGGCCTACGCCTGTTCACCGACGTGGCCTCGATGCTGCGCCTCCCCGGCGCCACCCTCGACCACCGCCAGACCCCGCACGGCGCCGAGTTCGTGTGGTCCCACCCGTCGTCCGAGCAGGGCTGCTCCTGCGCCGAGGAGGTCGTGTCCGCGCATGGCGAAGCCTGA
- a CDS encoding Coenzyme F420 hydrogenase/dehydrogenase, beta subunit C-terminal domain: MDDAKTQWHELFHEVVQTGLCTGCAACVMACPRDVLGYDHAVTYQPFNVEDSTLADNCVYGEKGCDICTRACPRFRDWETASDVALFGRERNTDEPSGIASEVLLVRATDPATLKAGQDGGLVSALLIWGLENGRIDGALVSDFSDERQLDAVPAVVTDRAGVLRTAGSRYTYSANPLAMREAEAQGLKNLALVGMSCQASINGTVNARRLNKYAKRIALTIGLLCSKTFTYDGMYEGMLAEEYGIPLDTINKVNIKGKFIVWHGEDDTRVDIPLKDTHKHTRPGCTTCPDFAAQHADISTGGLGQGDGWTLTLVRTQRGLEWMQGLRDAGLIEVRPGTEDPAAMNLMHKLAQQSRKRWPAPRLGLDDAAAAPGRSSLPPLLPVPEVPKRA, from the coding sequence GTGGACGACGCGAAGACGCAGTGGCACGAGCTGTTCCACGAGGTCGTGCAGACCGGGCTCTGCACCGGGTGCGCCGCGTGCGTCATGGCGTGCCCGCGCGACGTGCTCGGCTACGACCACGCGGTGACGTACCAGCCGTTCAACGTCGAGGACTCGACGCTCGCCGACAACTGCGTCTACGGCGAGAAGGGCTGCGACATCTGCACCCGCGCCTGCCCGCGCTTCCGCGACTGGGAGACGGCGAGCGACGTCGCGTTGTTCGGCCGCGAGCGCAACACGGACGAGCCTTCCGGCATCGCGTCGGAGGTGCTGCTCGTCCGCGCGACCGACCCCGCGACGTTGAAGGCCGGCCAGGACGGGGGGCTCGTCTCCGCGCTGCTCATCTGGGGCCTGGAGAACGGCCGCATCGACGGCGCGCTCGTCTCCGACTTCTCCGACGAGCGGCAGCTCGACGCCGTGCCCGCCGTCGTCACCGACCGCGCGGGCGTGCTGCGGACGGCGGGCTCGCGCTACACGTACTCCGCCAACCCGCTCGCCATGCGCGAGGCCGAGGCGCAGGGCCTCAAGAACCTCGCGCTCGTCGGCATGTCCTGCCAGGCGTCCATCAACGGCACCGTCAACGCGCGCCGCCTCAACAAGTACGCCAAGCGCATCGCGCTGACCATCGGCCTGCTCTGCTCGAAGACGTTCACCTACGACGGCATGTACGAGGGGATGCTCGCCGAGGAGTACGGCATCCCCCTCGACACGATCAACAAGGTCAACATCAAGGGGAAGTTCATCGTCTGGCACGGCGAGGACGACACCCGAGTCGACATCCCGCTGAAGGACACGCACAAGCACACGCGCCCAGGCTGTACGACGTGTCCCGACTTCGCGGCGCAGCACGCCGACATCTCGACCGGCGGGCTCGGCCAGGGCGACGGGTGGACGCTGACACTGGTCCGTACGCAGCGCGGCCTCGAGTGGATGCAGGGCCTCCGCGACGCGGGCCTCATCGAGGTGCGGCCGGGCACCGAGGACCCCGCGGCGATGAACCTCATGCACAAGCTCGCGCAGCAGTCCCGCAAGCGCTGGCCCGCGCCGCGTCTCGGTCTCGACGACGCGGCCGCCGCGCCGGGCCGTTCGAGCCTGCCGCCGCTGCTGCCCGTCCCCGAGGTGCCGAAGCGGGCCTAG
- a CDS encoding enoyl-CoA hydratase-related protein produces MSDAVLYEVADAVATITINRADAMNAADAAVRDGLREAFERAADDADVRAVVLTGAGDRAFCVGQDLKELLPLYESDDPQLGGIVEGFNEVATALAELPKPTVAAVNGAAAGAGASLAFACDFRIAAENASVSMAFSKIGLVPDTGGSWTLPRLVGSAKALEMLILSPTVKAPEALEIGLFTRVVADAKGEATAFARQLAAGPTVAYGYIKRLVAFAQDHPLSEALELELELQTAAGQTDDHVNAVRAFLAKQQPEFRGY; encoded by the coding sequence ATGAGCGACGCCGTCCTCTACGAGGTCGCCGACGCCGTCGCGACGATCACGATCAACCGCGCCGACGCCATGAACGCCGCCGACGCCGCCGTGCGCGACGGTCTCCGGGAGGCGTTCGAACGCGCCGCCGACGACGCCGACGTCCGCGCCGTCGTGCTGACCGGTGCGGGCGACAGGGCGTTCTGCGTGGGCCAGGACCTCAAGGAGCTGCTGCCGCTCTACGAGTCCGACGACCCCCAGCTCGGCGGCATCGTCGAGGGCTTCAACGAGGTCGCCACCGCACTCGCCGAGCTGCCCAAGCCGACCGTCGCCGCCGTCAACGGCGCGGCCGCCGGCGCGGGCGCGTCGCTCGCGTTCGCGTGCGACTTCCGCATCGCCGCGGAGAACGCCTCGGTGTCGATGGCGTTCTCGAAGATCGGCCTGGTCCCCGATACCGGCGGCTCGTGGACGCTGCCCCGGCTCGTCGGCAGCGCGAAGGCGCTGGAGATGCTGATCCTCTCGCCGACGGTGAAGGCGCCCGAGGCGCTGGAGATCGGACTGTTCACGCGCGTCGTGGCCGACGCCAAGGGCGAGGCGACGGCGTTCGCGCGGCAGCTCGCGGCAGGCCCCACGGTGGCGTACGGCTACATCAAGCGGCTCGTCGCGTTCGCCCAGGACCACCCGCTCAGCGAGGCGCTGGAGCTCGAGCTGGAGCTGCAGACGGCGGCCGGGCAGACCGACGACCACGTCAACGCGGTACGGGCGTTCCTGGCGAAGCAGCAGCCGGAGTTCCGCGGGTACTGA
- a CDS encoding PaaX family transcriptional regulator C-terminal domain-containing protein, with translation MNARSALFDLFGDHLRQRGGAAPVASVVRLLAPLGVAPPAVRTAISRMVRQGWLTPTRVHGASGYALTPRATARLDAAAARIYRTHAHEWDGTWHLLVVTPPAGRSAKDRVRAGLSFLGYGALDDTTWIAPRPAGEADALLAGEGARAERFTATHDGDSTMLVSRAWDLDGIARSYLRFLDEAAGFAAETDSDQAAFVARSRLVHEWRKFLFSDPALPPALLPIDWPGTKAAAFFDAESSRLLPAASRFVDACLEARE, from the coding sequence TTGAACGCCAGGTCCGCGCTGTTCGACCTCTTCGGCGACCACCTGCGCCAGCGCGGCGGCGCCGCTCCCGTCGCGTCCGTCGTACGCCTGCTCGCACCGCTCGGTGTCGCGCCTCCGGCGGTCCGTACGGCGATCTCCCGGATGGTGCGCCAGGGCTGGCTCACGCCGACCCGCGTGCACGGCGCCTCCGGCTACGCCCTCACACCGCGCGCCACCGCGCGCCTCGACGCCGCCGCCGCGCGCATCTACCGCACCCACGCGCACGAGTGGGACGGCACGTGGCACCTGCTCGTCGTCACGCCGCCCGCGGGGCGTTCGGCGAAGGACCGGGTGCGGGCCGGGCTGTCGTTCCTCGGGTACGGCGCCCTCGACGACACGACGTGGATCGCGCCGCGACCGGCCGGCGAGGCCGACGCTCTGCTGGCCGGCGAGGGCGCGCGCGCCGAGCGGTTCACCGCCACCCACGACGGCGACTCCACGATGCTCGTCAGCCGCGCGTGGGACCTCGACGGGATCGCGCGCTCGTACCTCCGGTTCCTCGACGAGGCGGCCGGCTTCGCGGCGGAGACCGACAGCGACCAGGCGGCGTTCGTCGCGCGGTCGCGGCTCGTGCACGAGTGGCGGAAGTTTCTCTTCTCCGACCCGGCGCTGCCGCCGGCGCTGCTCCCCATCGACTGGCCCGGGACGAAGGCGGCGGCGTTCTTCGACGCCGAGTCCTCCCGGCTGCTGCCCGCCGCGTCGCGGTTCGTCGACGCCTGTCTGGAGGCCCGCGAGTGA
- a CDS encoding fibronectin type III domain-containing protein yields MRTVRRALTASLAAALVLGGAALPVLAGLGPVVIDDHESFIATRAFDVSSSTSGTLYGTDIGGYGRMWLVIGAMTTGSPRVDLGRAQFAPVPPQLRGNRVSLPQAGEAFDDPVTVVKSCAIGTCPTMSTFTAPAGTEYVGNAEDRAVVWNATTDTLSLVTWTGGTVTHSWVLSGVEYTPRAEGDLTGTAVSAGGDIFYLARASATVNVLGYGNEVVLTPTYVAWYALGVGESEPYRTKVYRVLRSNPTAPPVEATIAGDPGIGVFAANDTGAAYLVPNGDEDGTQALWTMAWDASPVLYPRPITTSALAAFEGGSTFVVNDRLAGIPGFYELAPGASSGSLTGLLPARPAITLNLAVSNARAVYNDDMTVDAPMFVRRVLDGTVGPETTVTDWTEGGAVGLSGPYVVFTRDGSTASTRRVVYGRVEGPFTTRTLPAAEVGTVGISGRRVFVTNRTRARIIDIPTGGELDLGHAYVGVFGNYAVTVNYDTGKVERRNLSNGSVATIRNAITGCTTECIDEERPQISVWGNDVVYAFETRSGSTIAEHWNGTTGVRSSLTMLRTSDDPQWYELKHWGGLLLVSRVGGEVRLYDLRSSIDMTGVLVDTDAERPLGLDGHVAAWRPNVTLQAVVRDLRDFVPGYVAQPRYLGEVAATGFGPGLGTGLWAPSMLVSQDVDWTLQVRQGGASGTVVHTDTGTSVNGEVKPTWDGTDANTGQPAAQGTYTWVLTGTSDVPGETLTSTNGTSTTFTGTVYFSKAALGAPALSTPTRSTDTSAETSYTINWSPPAGAPAGTRYQVQRSTNGGAFATYTTVGGTSTIVGGTPGTTYRFRVRAIDPAGRLGAMSGTDTTMVPYDDPSGTIAGSWGSGTSSLAYRDTFRRSTAAGSTFSLSARGTQIHLIGTRATTYGKFQVSIDGGAYSAPIDSYSSTTKYRQVLYTKTGLSDATHTIKVRVVGTSGRPAVGIDGVAFLR; encoded by the coding sequence ATGCGCACGGTTCGCCGCGCCCTCACTGCCTCGCTCGCCGCCGCTCTCGTACTCGGGGGCGCCGCGCTCCCGGTGCTCGCGGGCCTCGGGCCGGTCGTCATCGACGACCACGAGAGCTTCATCGCGACGCGGGCGTTCGACGTGTCGTCCAGTACGAGCGGGACGCTGTACGGCACCGACATCGGCGGCTACGGACGCATGTGGCTCGTCATCGGCGCCATGACCACCGGGTCGCCGCGGGTCGACCTCGGGCGGGCGCAGTTCGCGCCCGTGCCGCCGCAGCTGCGCGGCAACCGCGTCTCGCTCCCCCAGGCAGGCGAGGCCTTCGACGACCCCGTCACCGTGGTCAAGAGCTGCGCGATCGGCACCTGCCCGACGATGAGCACGTTCACCGCGCCGGCCGGCACGGAGTACGTCGGCAACGCCGAGGACCGCGCCGTCGTCTGGAACGCCACCACGGACACGCTCTCGCTCGTCACCTGGACCGGCGGCACCGTCACGCACTCGTGGGTGCTCTCCGGCGTCGAGTACACACCGCGCGCCGAGGGCGACCTCACCGGCACCGCCGTGTCCGCGGGCGGCGACATCTTCTACCTCGCCCGCGCCAGCGCGACCGTCAACGTCCTCGGCTACGGCAACGAGGTCGTCCTCACGCCGACGTACGTCGCGTGGTACGCCCTCGGCGTCGGCGAGAGCGAGCCGTACCGCACGAAGGTCTACCGCGTCCTGCGCAGCAACCCGACGGCGCCACCCGTCGAGGCGACGATCGCGGGCGACCCCGGCATCGGCGTGTTCGCGGCCAACGACACCGGCGCGGCGTACCTCGTCCCCAACGGCGACGAGGACGGCACGCAGGCCCTCTGGACGATGGCGTGGGACGCCTCCCCCGTCCTCTACCCGCGGCCGATCACGACGAGCGCGCTGGCGGCGTTCGAGGGCGGGTCGACGTTCGTCGTCAACGACCGCCTGGCCGGCATCCCCGGCTTCTACGAGCTCGCGCCCGGCGCGTCGTCCGGCAGCCTCACCGGCCTCCTCCCCGCGCGGCCCGCGATCACGCTGAACCTCGCCGTCTCCAACGCCCGCGCCGTCTACAACGACGACATGACGGTCGACGCGCCGATGTTCGTACGCCGTGTGCTCGACGGCACCGTGGGGCCAGAGACGACCGTCACCGACTGGACCGAGGGCGGCGCGGTAGGCCTCTCCGGACCGTACGTCGTCTTCACCCGCGACGGCTCCACCGCGTCGACCAGGCGCGTCGTCTACGGTCGCGTCGAGGGTCCGTTCACGACCCGCACCCTGCCCGCCGCGGAGGTCGGCACCGTCGGCATATCGGGCCGCAGGGTGTTCGTCACCAACCGCACCCGCGCCAGGATCATCGACATCCCGACGGGCGGGGAGCTCGACCTCGGGCACGCGTACGTCGGCGTGTTCGGCAACTACGCCGTCACCGTCAACTACGACACCGGCAAGGTCGAGCGGCGCAACCTCAGCAACGGCTCGGTCGCGACGATCCGCAACGCCATCACCGGCTGCACGACCGAGTGCATCGACGAGGAGCGGCCGCAGATCTCCGTGTGGGGCAACGACGTGGTGTACGCGTTCGAGACCCGCAGCGGGTCCACGATCGCCGAGCACTGGAACGGCACGACCGGCGTCCGCTCGTCGCTCACCATGCTGCGTACCAGCGACGACCCGCAGTGGTACGAGCTGAAGCACTGGGGCGGCCTGCTGCTCGTCTCGCGGGTCGGCGGCGAGGTCAGGCTGTACGACCTCCGCTCGTCCATCGACATGACCGGGGTGCTGGTCGACACCGACGCGGAGCGCCCCCTCGGCCTCGACGGCCACGTCGCGGCGTGGCGGCCCAACGTCACGCTGCAAGCCGTCGTCCGCGACCTCCGCGACTTCGTCCCCGGCTACGTCGCGCAGCCGCGCTACCTCGGCGAGGTCGCGGCGACCGGCTTCGGCCCCGGTCTCGGCACCGGTCTCTGGGCGCCGTCGATGCTCGTGAGCCAGGACGTCGACTGGACGCTGCAGGTACGCCAGGGCGGCGCGTCCGGCACCGTCGTGCACACCGACACCGGCACGTCGGTCAACGGCGAGGTGAAGCCCACCTGGGACGGCACCGACGCCAACACCGGCCAGCCCGCCGCCCAGGGGACGTACACGTGGGTCCTCACAGGGACGTCGGACGTGCCGGGCGAGACGCTGACGAGCACCAACGGCACGTCGACGACGTTCACCGGCACCGTCTACTTCAGCAAGGCGGCGCTCGGCGCGCCGGCCCTCTCGACGCCGACCCGGTCCACCGACACGTCGGCCGAGACGTCGTACACGATCAACTGGTCGCCGCCGGCCGGCGCCCCCGCGGGGACCCGCTACCAGGTGCAGCGGTCCACCAACGGCGGCGCGTTCGCGACGTACACGACCGTCGGCGGCACCTCCACCATCGTGGGCGGCACGCCGGGAACGACGTACCGGTTCCGCGTCCGGGCTATCGACCCCGCGGGCAGGCTCGGCGCGATGAGCGGCACCGACACGACGATGGTGCCGTACGACGACCCGAGCGGCACGATCGCCGGCTCATGGGGGTCGGGCACGTCGTCGCTGGCGTACCGCGACACGTTCCGCCGGTCGACGGCAGCGGGCTCGACGTTCTCGCTCAGCGCGCGCGGCACGCAGATCCACCTCATCGGCACGCGGGCGACGACGTACGGGAAGTTCCAGGTGTCGATCGACGGCGGGGCGTACTCGGCTCCGATCGACTCGTACAGCTCGACGACGAAGTACCGCCAGGTCCTCTACACGAAGACCGGGCTGTCCGACGCGACGCACACCATCAAGGTCCGCGTCGTCGGCACCTCCGGCCGGCCCGCGGTGGGCATCGACGGCGTGGCGTTCCTCAGGTAA
- a CDS encoding SRPBCC family protein yields MAEVTLSVDVDASPEEVWAAAIDWERQSEWMVGTTVRGGHGEGARIVAFTGWRGYGFNDPMTVTTWDPPHRCVVRHHGAVVRGSAAFEVLPREGGGATFVWSEWLVLPFGLLGELGFLLVRPLVLAPLRKSLRTFAGWVSTRGTPAAASPGTPVPR; encoded by the coding sequence ATGGCAGAGGTAACGCTCTCCGTCGACGTCGACGCGTCCCCCGAGGAGGTCTGGGCCGCCGCGATCGACTGGGAGCGGCAGTCGGAGTGGATGGTCGGGACGACGGTCCGCGGCGGGCACGGCGAGGGCGCGCGGATCGTGGCGTTCACGGGCTGGCGCGGCTACGGCTTCAACGACCCCATGACCGTCACGACGTGGGACCCGCCGCACCGCTGCGTCGTACGCCATCACGGCGCGGTCGTGCGCGGGAGCGCGGCGTTCGAGGTGCTGCCCCGCGAGGGCGGCGGTGCGACGTTCGTCTGGTCGGAGTGGCTGGTGCTGCCGTTCGGGCTGCTCGGCGAGCTCGGCTTCCTGCTCGTGCGGCCGCTGGTGCTGGCGCCGTTGCGCAAGAGCCTGCGGACGTTCGCGGGCTGGGTCAGTACCCGCGGAACTCCGGCTGCTGCTTCGCCAGGAACGCCCGTACCGCGTTGA
- a CDS encoding leucyl aminopeptidase has protein sequence MGRLELTLATPADPTSTGTAAIALPIVDGAVRDGDKVAAALGIDLAAYVEREGLKGEPGEVHTIQAQGRLGDTAHVLLVGLGAAGKITAATFRKAGAAVVRKAPGKAASMSCFVTAAASPSELAAFAEGALLASYAFTAHKSEPKPASLVRLDLVVRKPSPKLSAALSRAEHRASATFLVRDLANAPSLGKTPAWLAKQAQALAKKTGLTATVLEPAELAERGFGGILAVGAGSERPPRLIRLDYNPAGKARARVLLVGKGITFDTGGLSIKPNEGMAAMKTDMAGGAAVIATMQALPALGLPVRVIGLVPAAENMPSGSAARPGDVIRHYGGRTVEVLNTDAEGRLVLADALAYGVEELDPDYVVDLATLTGAIGIALGKRHAGLFSNDDRLAAALLAAADAAGERFWRMPLVEDYRADLDSPVADMKNIGGKFGGGSITAALFLREFVAGRRWAHLDIASAARSDSDEDEISKGATGFGVRTLLTWLEGL, from the coding sequence GTGGGACGTCTCGAGCTGACTCTCGCCACCCCGGCCGACCCCACGTCGACCGGTACGGCCGCCATCGCGCTGCCGATCGTGGACGGCGCCGTCCGCGACGGCGACAAGGTCGCGGCGGCGCTGGGCATCGACCTGGCGGCGTACGTCGAGCGCGAGGGCCTCAAGGGCGAGCCCGGCGAGGTCCACACGATCCAGGCGCAGGGCCGTCTCGGCGACACGGCGCACGTGCTGCTGGTGGGTCTCGGGGCCGCCGGCAAGATCACCGCGGCGACGTTCCGCAAGGCTGGCGCGGCCGTGGTGCGCAAGGCGCCAGGCAAGGCCGCGTCGATGTCGTGCTTCGTGACCGCGGCGGCGTCGCCTTCGGAGCTGGCCGCGTTCGCGGAGGGGGCGCTGCTGGCGTCGTACGCGTTCACCGCGCACAAGTCCGAGCCCAAGCCCGCGTCCTTGGTGCGGCTCGACCTCGTCGTGCGCAAGCCGTCGCCGAAGCTGTCGGCGGCGCTGTCGCGCGCTGAGCACCGCGCGTCGGCGACGTTCCTCGTGCGCGACCTCGCCAACGCGCCGTCGCTCGGCAAGACCCCGGCCTGGCTCGCCAAGCAGGCGCAGGCGCTGGCGAAGAAGACCGGCCTCACGGCGACCGTGCTGGAGCCGGCCGAGCTGGCCGAGCGCGGCTTCGGCGGCATCCTTGCCGTCGGTGCCGGCAGCGAGCGGCCGCCGCGGCTGATCCGCCTCGACTACAACCCGGCGGGCAAGGCCCGCGCGCGCGTGCTGCTCGTCGGCAAGGGGATCACGTTCGACACCGGCGGCCTGTCGATCAAGCCCAACGAGGGCATGGCGGCCATGAAGACCGACATGGCCGGCGGGGCGGCGGTCATCGCGACCATGCAGGCGTTGCCGGCCCTGGGTCTGCCGGTGCGGGTCATCGGACTCGTCCCCGCGGCGGAGAACATGCCCTCGGGCTCTGCCGCGCGTCCCGGCGACGTGATCAGGCACTACGGCGGCCGTACCGTCGAGGTCCTCAACACCGACGCCGAGGGGCGGCTCGTGCTCGCCGACGCGCTGGCGTACGGCGTGGAGGAGCTCGACCCCGACTACGTCGTGGACCTCGCGACGCTGACCGGTGCCATCGGCATCGCACTGGGCAAGCGGCACGCGGGCCTGTTCTCGAACGACGATCGTCTCGCGGCCGCTCTGCTGGCCGCCGCCGACGCGGCGGGGGAGCGGTTCTGGCGGATGCCGCTGGTCGAGGACTACCGGGCCGACCTGGACTCGCCGGTCGCGGACATGAAGAACATCGGCGGGAAGTTCGGCGGCGGGTCGATCACGGCGGCGCTGTTCCTGCGGGAGTTCGTCGCGGGGCGGCGCTGGGCGCACCTCGACATCGCGTCGGCGGCGCGCAGCGACAGCGACGAGGACGAGATCTCGAAGGGCGCCACCGGCTTCGGCGTGCGGACGCTGCTGACGTGGCTCGAGGGGCTGTAG
- a CDS encoding EthD family reductase, translating to MIKYVALYRTPDDPETFDKDYFGTHVPIVNDTPGLVRTELAKVTRMMVGEPAYYLLAELYFDSVESMKAAFKTEPWRASGDNLQSWGGMDLVTMFTAEVVDDSGMPV from the coding sequence GTGATCAAGTACGTCGCGCTGTACCGCACGCCGGACGACCCCGAGACTTTCGACAAGGACTACTTCGGCACGCACGTCCCGATCGTCAACGACACCCCTGGCCTGGTCCGTACGGAGCTCGCCAAGGTCACGCGCATGATGGTCGGCGAGCCCGCGTACTACCTCCTCGCCGAGCTGTACTTCGACTCGGTGGAGTCGATGAAGGCGGCGTTCAAGACCGAGCCGTGGCGCGCCTCCGGCGACAACCTCCAGTCGTGGGGCGGCATGGACCTGGTGACGATGTTCACCGCCGAGGTCGTCGACGACTCGGGCATGCCGGTATGA
- a CDS encoding DUF3117 domain-containing protein yields the protein MAAMKPRTGDGPLEVTKEGRGIVMRVPLEGGGRLVVELSPDEATALGDALTTCVTG from the coding sequence ATGGCGGCCATGAAGCCGCGGACGGGAGACGGTCCGCTGGAGGTCACCAAGGAGGGGCGCGGCATCGTCATGCGCGTTCCGCTGGAAGGTGGCGGCCGGCTGGTCGTGGAGCTCTCGCCCGACGAGGCGACCGCCCTCGGCGACGCGCTCACGACCTGCGTGACGGGCTGA